ACGTTTGGACACGTCAGGAGTTGATTTACAGCCCCCCTGCCCAGCTGACCTTCCTCTGCAGAAGcccaatgggggtggggtggctagGAGGTCAGGTTAGGGGGTCACACGGGCTCTATGATTCCCAGAGAGGCAGCATGCCCCAAATGCATAGTTTTGGGGTGGGAAGATGAGGGAGGGGTTCCCAATTGATGTATAGGATCCCCCAAGGGGCTGACAGCACAATGGAcccagaaagaggaaaatgagttaGGGCAATAGGGATGGGTATTAGAGGTGGGAAGcttgtgggggggggcggggtggtagggagggtttggggattgtaggatttagaactgaacaggatgaggaaggtgaggaaaatgaggctcaaagagaaGAGACTTTCCAACAGGAAAGAGATATGAGATATGGTGTCTAAACAGGAAAACCATTGGCCCCtggctggagtgaggaagagtgaagagtcTGTCCGGAGGCAGGGGACTGTATGAGTTGACCCTAGTGAActgttctcctcccctcctccaaatgTCCAGGAAGGGCCTGGGCAGCCCATGGCCAGCTATGATTACTAGAGGCTCCCGCCCTGTGGTTACATCCTGACCTCAGCTGGCGGGAGGCAGGAGGGGCCCTGCCGGGAGGGTGGCTGAGCCTGGGAGCCCCGACTGGACAGCTTTGTCTTGGCCTCTGGAGCTTTGGGGCTGGGAAGAAGTATTTTTTCCGGTTGAAGCCACTTTGGGGATTTGGGCTGGGTCAGACCTTGGAGGATGGGAGCTGTCTCTCTTTTTTGATTCTCACTGAGCCCAAGCCTCCCGCCCAGCTCAGGAATGTGCCCCAATGACCTGGAAGGACCCTGCTCAGTGTGGGGTGTCTGGGAGGAGTTGGGGGTCTGGGTCCCTAGTCACCTGCCCCAGGCTCAATGCCTGGGTACCCTGGCCACTTCTGTCTCCCTGTTTTTAAAGGGGGCACTATAATATAGTTGGAAGAGCCATGAACAAACTTGGAAAAAAACAGGTTCTAagcttggctctgccactaagtCGATGACCTTGGGCACAGAGTCACTTGGCATCGATTAAAGGAGGTACTTgtactaggtggcctctgagggcctttcTACCTCTCCATGATGCTCTCTTTGGGAGCCTAAAAGGATAGGCAGCTCTATCTGCCACTTGTAGACAgtgtcttctctccttcccacaggCCTTAACTAGAGGCGCAGCTAGTCTCCGGTGGCCCACAGGGCATTGCTCCCCCTGCCCTGCTGAGATGCATTCCACTTCACTggccaccccatcccccacccgGACCCCCAGCGCTGTAGAGAGGCTAGAGGCAGACAAGGCCAAGTATGTCAAGACCCAGCAGGTGATCGCCCGGCGCCAGGAGCCAGCCCTTCGAGGGGGATCAGGCCCTCTGACCCCTCACTCCTGCAATGAGCTGGAGTCCCCACCCTCACCGAGGCCTCTTGGGCCAGCCCGAAGAGGTAGCGGCAAGCGCCTTCTGAGGCCCGACTCACTCATCATCTACCGGCAGAAGCGGGACTGCAAGGCAGTAAACAAAGAGAATGCCAAGGGGCAGAGCCTTGTTCGACGCCTCTTCCAGGGAGCGTCCCCGGATTCTCCTGGAACCCCCAGCCCAATAGAGCGGGTGGCCCCAGTGCCCCGAGCAGGATGGGCCACAGCTGGGAAGGGTCCAGGAGCCCCACAGCCCACATCTCCTGAGTCGGGCAAGCGAGCCCTCTGTCCCACATGCTCCCTGCCCTTGTCTGAGAAAGAACGTTTCTTCAATTACTGTGGGCTGGAGCGGGCACTGGTGGAGGTTCTGGGTGCTGAGAGGTTCTCACCTAAGACCTGGGAAACAGATGCCAGCCCTCCACTGGGCAGGCCCAGCTCTGAGGGTGGCAGCGAGTGGGATTCGAGTGGGGGTGATGGTGGCGGTGGAGACTCTGAGGTGGGCACGTCTAGAGACGGGCAACCCCCTGTATCTGTGGTGGAACGTAACGCCAGGGTCATCAAGTGGCTCTACGGGTGCCAGCGGGCTCAGGCACCTCCCCTGGAGTCAGAAGTGTGAGTGGGTATGAAGGTAGAGAATGAGTGGGCATAGGAGCTGGGCTCTTCCCTGCCCATGGGATGGCACCGTCTGTGGGATAGTATTGCTGCCCCAGGCCTGATGCTCTGGCTGAGGGGCAGGACCCAGGCTGGAGTAATTGGGAAGAGTGAAGATAACTCCATGGCCCCTGTGGAGGCTTGATCTGGGGAGTGGGGGGTCAGGATGGGGTATCAGGGCTGTGTCCGGGAGACATGCTGAATAAAGTGGACTTTATTTAAGTCTGGTTCTGTGTTGGGGGAGAGGGCACAGAGGGTGTGGGATGAAGAAGTAGCAGCTGAGGATCCTAGGATTCATTTCTGATAGACTTAGGAAGGGGTCTGGGGGAATACTGATAATAATGAGGATGCTAATAGATAACATTTGTATATTCAAGGAAGGTTTCAAAGTGCtgcacatacattatctcactacATGATGAGAGACAGGGTGGCTGCCCTTCCTACCTGCTGTTCCAGCCTGGGGCCGGgtcggggtgggggaaggggcctGGGCCCACGGTGGGGAGGCGAAataaggagaggaggagagctggGCATCTCTTTcctgactgccaaaggagtcttcCTGAAGTCTAAGCCCAGTCTCTCTTACTGCACTCTGAGCCCTATCTGGGAAGTGGATGGGCCTTCCCTCTCCACCTGCCCTTTGGTTACAGGTGTTTGGGGAGGTTTAAGGCCGAGGAAGGAGAACTGTCTGCCTGGGACCGGCGCGATGGGCATCTCTTCCATCCCCTCGTATTGCAGCCCCTGGGTATAGGGGACAGAGAAGCCTCCAGGCAGCAGGATCTTTGGTCCTAGAGAGCCTTTGATAGGGTGGGTGTGGATGGGAGGGGCACGGGGGTTGCGGGGCAGCTAATCTCCTTTGGGGATGGCTTTGCTGCGCATCTCAGCCAGTTTGTTGGTTAGGAAACCCCACTTGAAGCCAGCGGCTGGGTCAGGCTCGGTGCGGTCATCGGCTCCATCCTCCCGATCTGGCTCGGCTGCCCCTTCGCCCCCGAGCATGGCCTCTGCTGAAGCCTCGGCCTCCTGTGGCGGCTGCTGGTGATGCTGTTGCTGCCATCTGCTGGCGAAGGCATCCCAGAAGCCTGGCCCCTTGGGGGCATCCTCCGTGGGGGGCGGTGCTGCCAGGGGACTGCGGGGGAGAGAAGGGCTGTGTGGGTGAGgacagaaaggggagagggaaatgtgccaaggggaaggggaagagaaaagggaaagaaagcatAGAGTAGGAGCTGcaaggggcttttttttttttttttgcagacgaagaaactgaggccccaggacattaattaaatgacttgcccacagccacatagctagaaaatgtcttgaggcaggatttgaatccagatccaagTCCAATGTCCTATTCTTTTGTGGAGGGTTGAACCAGGTGgtcactgagatcccttccaagttagtctgtgattttgtgatgGGGTGGGAGtacaaaagaggagagagaggaaagcgTGGAGGGAAAGGGGGCTCTGAGGAGATAGGCGGGAGAGATGAGTGTGTGAGGGGCATGGGTATGGGGGGCTCTGGGGAGATGTGTGTTGGGGATAGGGAGAAGGGCACATGGTGATGGTTAGAGGAGAGGAGCATTTGTGTGAAGACTAATAGGGAGGGGTCtgaagaggggagaaatggggattGGGTTTGAGGGAGGAGCTGAAATGAGGATGGttatggagggagaggaggaaaggtgtgtgtatgtgtgtgtgtgtgtgtgtctgtgtgtgtgctcgtctgtgtgtgtgtgtgtgtgtgtgtgtgctcgtctgtgtgtgtgtgtgtgtgtgtgagtgtgtgtgtctgtgtgtgggggtgggtgtCTAGGAGGGCCCGTTCGTGAGATTGAGGTGGGTCTGTGTCCACGGATGGACAGATGTTGATAGGGCAGCCAGTGGGATGGAAGTGGAAAGGGTGGGCAGGAGGCTGGGAAGTCAGGGCTCAGGTAGATGAGAGGGGCAGGGTATGGAATCCAGAGATCCTTGGgaacaaggaaaaggaaggaaggtcaCTAGAAGATCATCTTATCACTTTTCCAGGTGACTGGAGAAAGAGGCTGCCTGGCCAGGTTTTGGCAGGCCAACCCTCAGCAAGGCTGAGCAGTGGggtgactttcccaagggcaGCCACCAacttgttccttggaaggaagaTAACAAACAGGCCCCCAAACTTGGACCAGGCCTCACAGACATGAACACAAGCACAGAGACCCAGACCCAGACTCAGACAGGATGTAGTAGGAAATGACTATAAGGGGAGAAACTGAGGTGCAAGTCTCAAAGGcacccccttcttctccccacccccagtctgaGATCAGGAGGAGCCATACATTCTGGACATCCACCCATTTCCCAATCCCCTCCTACTGGTCAGCACAGGGTTCTGAAGGCAGCAGCTTGTCCTCATCTTCTTTGTTGAACAAGGACGACATTGTCCTCCAGCCTTTCACTCCAGCACCTTGGACCTGAGGAAGAGCCAAGTCTGGTCACAGATGACCTCCCTGCCCCAAATCAGGaaacctttttccttccctctccccgcctcccctcccttcccctcttccttcccctctcccctctcctcccctctccctccacttccctttccttccctccccctcccctccctcctctccctcccctcttcccccttccccactggATGCTCTGCTCTCCAAGCTGGGCAGCCTTACCCTCCGGGCCAGCTGGGACATGGGATTGCTAGCCTCCTCTGTGAGCTGCACATCTTCCTGCTCTGCTAGCACTGGCCTCTCTGTCTGTGACACAAGCCCCAAGCCCAGctgtggcgggggtggggggcacaCAGTATACCCCCAGGTCCCCTcttactcccctcccctccctcaaacACACTTGTCTTCCCCTCACACCCAATCCTACCTCCCAAAGCCCATTTCTTCCTCACCCCCATGTCCTGCCCCCTACGGCCCGACTGCCCTCTCATGTCCACATTTACCTCCTCCTCCCACACACGATTACAACTTCTCCTCTCCTGCTCTCAGCTCACCTCTCCCCTTGTATACAACAACACAATCTTTCTTTTCACACAGACCCTCCCCCTCCAACCCAGCCCTTTGTGTCCCTCTCATACATATCCACCCCACTgcattatacacatatgtacagatCCATTTCTCTCAGAACCTTCCTGAGACTAACCCCAATTTGTGAGGTACAGGGCAatgtcttagtgcaattttaagctttaataagcGTAAGACTTTTGTCACGGACACCCTGCACATATCTCGTTTGTACAGTTATCTGCATGTTGTCCCCTCCATGAGGCTGctctcctcgagggcagggactgtcttttgcctttcttcccttctccagcacttgacacagtgcctcacacacatTCTGTtgtgtgtccgactcttcgtggcACCATTTGGCattcttggtttgttttttattgtcaaagatactgaagtgatttgccatttccttctccagctcgttgtacagatgaggaaactgaggcaaacagcgcgaagtgacttgctcagggtctcccagctaagtgtctcaggccagatttgaactcaagaagatgattcttcttgactccaggcccagtgctctgtgcgctgcaccacctagctgcctgacacgtacagtagatgcttaataaatgctggttggctGACTGACTGTCAGACTATACCTACAGCCTGTGCACATGAGAGCACTAGGGTTCAGTGGAACAAGCTTTGCCACTAActccctgtgtaaccttggataagtcacttctcctttaggggccttagctttctcatctgcaaatgaggGACTGAACTAGATATTCCCCgaattcctttccagttcttatGGTCTGTGTCTATAGGCCTCATACAAAGTGGGGGAAAAGCCCAAGAGCCATTGAAGTGAACCATATCATTGCacagacttacccagggtcacaccgctaataTCAGAGATATTAGAACCcgagtcttctgatttcaaattcagtgctCCCTCCACAGCACCCAGCTACATttgcacagacacacagatacctGCCCAGCACATGCCCCAGGCAAATCCAAATAGCTTCCACGTGGAGATGGCTGTTCCTCCCCCATTTTTTCCCAGGATCTCTACGGTCTCCGGGCAATGTCAAGCGTGTTGGGTGGACCCCTCCCCAGAAGCACTCTTGACAAGGCCAGATTTATGGGAGGCCACAGACAAAAGTCACCTGGGAGGAGTAGGCACAGATGGGCTGTTGGAGGGAGTGCCTACATCGGGGAGATAATATGTCCACAGGAGGCCTGGAGCGTCCCATCTCTGATGTCAGGACAAATAGTCTGGGTCAGAGCTTGATTAGAAACTCTAAAGGTACACTTGGCCCCTATCGTTCCCAGCTGATGTTCTTCCAAGTCAAATCTGGCATCCGTCCCCAGTCCCCTGGGAAGACACCTGTCTCCCTGGGGCCTCAGGTCCCCCCCTCCCtgcctgtcccctccccccttctcatcctttccaactttgccttcctctttctttcctgctttcccctccccattctctcATCTTGTTCCTGTTCCTTCTGTTATGGAATGTCAGAGTGGGAAGGggacttagaacatggaatgtcagagctgggaagagactttagaacatagaattcagagctgggagggcccttagaacacagaatgtcagagctgagagaactcttagaacagagaattcagagctgggagggcccctaGAGCAAAGAATGTCAAAGTTAGAATGGACCTGAGAACAATGTGAGGGACCTGAGAGATTCTCTAGCCCAGGAGTTCTCAGACTCCTTTGCCATCTTAAACATTATTGTGGACCACAGCACCACCCCCCCAAAtttttttgttcatgtgggtTATACTAATATTTGCCATAttggaaattaaaacatctttgtattattataaaaatagttttgactttgtggacCTCCTAACAGGGTTTCGGAGACCCCCAAGGGCCTGTGACCACACTTTAAGAACTTATGGTCTAGTAGAATTGTTCTCACTTTTTGACATAACACAgtagctggcacacagtaggcacttaataaatgctattattattcattcgGACTGAGCCAGAGACAGCCTGAGCTGCTTAAGCTCACACAACAAGTGAGCAGCCAAGTCAGGAATCCACCCGTGGTTCCTGAAGTGCCAGCATATTGCTtcctttccctcattttcctccccactccttcctgATCACTTTTGTCCCCTGCCCAGACTGCGCTGTCTGTTAGGCGCCTGGGTCACCCACCTCTTCTGAGAGTTCTTCCCCAGACTCTCCGCCCAGGGTCTGCAGCACCTTTGACTTGTAGGTCTTCCAAAAGGCCTGGTTCATGGTTGTAGGGGCACCGTCCAAGGTACAGGGCAGGTGATGATGGCTCAGTGGGTACCAGTGCCCATCTCACAAGGCCACTCGGCTGGGCCTGGCTCTTGCCCTCTGGGATCAGGTGACCTCATTAAAGATAAACCAGCTTTCCCTGCCTGGCCTGGTGCCCTGGGGGCAGGAATCTGATCTGGAGGAATCTGGGGCGGGGGTAGGGACCCCCACCTTCCTTCAGTTCATCGTGGCAGCTGCAGGGCCCAGGATGATTTCAGGCTCCTCCTCGTCCCCCTGGCATGAGACAGGGGAGGTTCAGGAGAAATTTTCCCCAAATCCTTCCCATCTCATTCATCCCCAAACCTAGGACAGGCACTCCCCACAACAAGGACAACTCCCCCTTTAAAAAATCCAACCTGATGGTCATGGACACACTTTTTGCATTTTCAGTCTATTGCCCCTGTTTAACCTTAACGATCTGGCTGACATTTGGTAATGGGGGTCCTAGGCAGGCCCCTCAGCCTCTGGAGCCACCAATGCCTGGTCTCAGATTTCACAGCATTGTCTGGTAACTGATTCCCCCTTCCTGGAGCGGGGGGACAGACGCTCAGCCCTGTGACCCTGTCTCCTGGCAACCAGCTCCAAATAGCCCAAGTCCCTGAATTATTACTGAGTCCCTGAATGTTCCTCACTCCAGCTTTGGTTTCTCCCGCTCTAGGAGGAACCAGGCCCTGGGGACATAGGGCTGGAGCTAGAGTGAGgctccttccccctgccccgcaccccatcctctcctccctaACCCTTGCCTGCCAGGCTGGGACGGATACATCTGGCAGGCCTCAGCCCTAAAAACACTCATCCCCTGGAGCTCCAGGGAGGAATTCTCCCATGAGAATTCTCCTCCCCCTTGGCCTGATTGAGACCAAGGCCACCCTCCCCCACATCCCATTGGCCATGAGCATCTCTGGGGTGTCATCCCTATGTTCTATTAGCCTACAACTCCTACACAAGCATAAGATAGAAAAGTGAGACAACATGGGTTCATGGGAAAACCCCCCAGGGATCTTCATGGACTTCAAGCTTACCATTGCCTGGACCATTTCCCATTCAACCCAATAAACCTGAATGAAGCACCTGAGACTGTATGAACAAGGCTGGGGGCTCAAAACGGGGGGGGAGGAGCACATTCCTTTAAGGATGTTCCAGTCTGAAAGCCTAACTTGGCAGAGCGAAATAGAAACTAACTGCACTTTCCAGCTGTAGTTAAGGAAGGAGAGGGTGACAATCCTGCTGTCCTCCGCCCTAGTGAGAACACACCTTGAGTAACTTAAGTTATTGGAGAGACCTTggcttagtgtgtgtgtgtatgtgtgtgtgtgtgtgtgtgtgtgtgagagagagagagagagagacacggagggagagggggagggagggaggaaagaagagagagggggagggaagaaggaagggggggagacagagagaaagacagggggggggaggggggagggagggaggaaaggagagaggggggagggagagacagagagatgggggggagggagggaaggaggaagagggagagggggagagagagaatgaagagagagagagagagagagagagagagagagagagagagagagagagagagatattcacagcattggaaggaagctcagtgaccagccatctagtccaacccaggcCGGCAAGGAATTCCCAGAACAACATACCCCCCAAGTGGTTGTCCACCCTCTGCTTGAAGCCCTCCGAGAAGGAACCCATGCCTTCTCTAGATGGTTCTTGCATTTAGGGACAAACTCAATACCATTTGTGTGCTACTCTGTACCGGGGCAACAGAGCAAGGGATTGGGTTTTAGGCTGGTTAGTTTTCTCTACAGAGGCATTTCACGACCTGCAGGCGAGTCAGAGAGGAAGCCCTGtattgggtgacttgcccaacgaCCCGCAGCTAGGAAGTACATGAGGCAGAATTGAAACCTAGGGCCTCCCTAGTGCTTTAGCATCCAGCCTTTAATAAGCATTTTCTCATTCATCCATTCCTTTCCGACTCTGTGCAGAATGTCATAATGGTTCTCTCTGGGTCTAGCAGGCCTTAGTAAATGTTAGTTGGATTGAATGGAATTGGGCCCATTTCTGGGGCAGATTCTAGTCCAAATGTAGACCAGCGCAGACAGGAGGGGCAGGAGAGGCAC
This Trichosurus vulpecula isolate mTriVul1 chromosome 2, mTriVul1.pri, whole genome shotgun sequence DNA region includes the following protein-coding sequences:
- the FAM110D gene encoding protein FAM110D, whose protein sequence is MHSTSLATPSPTRTPSAVERLEADKAKYVKTQQVIARRQEPALRGGSGPLTPHSCNELESPPSPRPLGPARRGSGKRLLRPDSLIIYRQKRDCKAVNKENAKGQSLVRRLFQGASPDSPGTPSPIERVAPVPRAGWATAGKGPGAPQPTSPESGKRALCPTCSLPLSEKERFFNYCGLERALVEVLGAERFSPKTWETDASPPLGRPSSEGGSEWDSSGGDGGGGDSEVGTSRDGQPPVSVVERNARVIKWLYGCQRAQAPPLESEV
- the C2H1orf232 gene encoding uncharacterized protein C1orf232 homolog, whose product is MNQAFWKTYKSKVLQTLGGESGEELSEETERPVLAEQEDVQLTEEASNPMSQLARRVQGAGVKGWRTMSSLFNKEDEDKLLPSEPCADHPLAAPPPTEDAPKGPGFWDAFASRWQQQHHQQPPQEAEASAEAMLGGEGAAEPDREDGADDRTEPDPAAGFKWGFLTNKLAEMRSKAIPKGD